The proteins below are encoded in one region of Apium graveolens cultivar Ventura chromosome 4, ASM990537v1, whole genome shotgun sequence:
- the LOC141719442 gene encoding uncharacterized protein LOC141719442, producing MEKFLNPCDKEYMKTAMLRQEEMFKEQVFELHRLYQIQKMLMKNIASQTEPNGEKDDQCINFSRDMHQPPVQVFDLEPPAEEKIDAPEVEDESEIELTLGPSNYNPRRKAAETPRTSDSGLSFSSSSTSSSHIKRTNSKTQRMTNSRKEEQSAQKWGLVEVPNSNPSFLSGRRTNSDMEQDRLQQPPWMFPVLSLNMT from the exons ATGGAGAAGTTTCTGAATCCATGTGATAAAGAATACATGAAGACAGCAATGTTGAGGCAGGAAGAGATGTTCAAAGAGCAG GTGTTTGAACTCCATCGCTTGTATCAAATCCAAAAGATGCTAATGAAGAACATCGCAAGCCAAACCGAACCAAATGGAGAAAAGGATGATCAGTGCATAAACTTTTCACGTGATATGCATCAACCACCAGTGCAAGTGTTTGATTTGGAACCGCCTGCTGAAGAAAAGATTGATGCACCAGAGGTGGAAGATGAGAGTGAGATAGAGCTGACATTAGGCCCTTCAAATTATAATCCGAGAAGAAAAGCAGCCGAGACACCAAGGACATCAGATTCTGGACTcagtttttcttcttcttcaaccaGCTCTAGCCATATAAAGAGGACAAATTCCAAGACTCAGAGAATGACAAATAGTAGAAAAGAGGAACAATCAGCACAAAAATGGGGACTTGTTGAGGTACCTAATTCAAACCCGAGTTTTTTGAGCGGGAGAAGAACCAATTCTGATATGGAACAAGATAGATTACAACAGCCCCCTTGGATGTTCCCAGTTCTAAGCCTCAATATGACTTAA
- the LOC141719444 gene encoding peroxidase 51-like produces the protein MDGHVFGSMWSVCVTLCLIIPHLNSASAALRPNYYANVCPDVESIVREAVRTKIKHTFTTIPGTLRLFFHDCAVQGCDASVMIQSRGNNTAEKDHLDNLSLAGDGFDTVNKAKAAVDKVPGCKNKVSCADILAMATRDVVSLSGGPSYRVELGRLDGLISTSSSVNGSLPKPTFNLDQLTNFFSTLGLNRKDMIALSAAHTVGFSHCSRFANRIYNFTKYNKVDPVLNKTYAADLRSLCPVDVDSRIAVDMDPISHKRFDNIYYKNLQQGMGLFSSDQVLYTDPRSRPFVNIWASNSADFERAFIEGMTKLGRVRVKTGRSRYGNIRQDCAAFN, from the exons ATGGATGGTCATGTATTCGGATCCATGTGGTCGGTTTGCGTTACTTTGTGCCTGATCATCCCTCACCTGAACTCAGCATCCGCAGCTCTTAGGCCAAACTACTATGCCAACGTGTGTCCCGATGTTGAATCCATAGTTCGAGAAGCTGTTAGAACAAAAATTAAACATACCTTTACTACGATTCCTGGGACTCTTCGTCTCTTTTTCCACGACTGCGCAGTCCAG GGTTGTGATGCATCAGTAATGATTCAGTCAAGAGGAAATAATACAGCTGAGAAGGATCACTTAGATAATCTGTCTTTAGCTGGAGATGGATTTGACACAGTGAACAAAGCTAAAGCTGCAGTTGATAAAGTTCCAGGTTGCAAAAACAAGGTCTCATGCGCTGACATTCTGGCCATGGCCACTCGAGACGTCGTTTCACTG TCTGGTGGGCCTTCATACCGAGTAGAGCTTGGAAGATTAGATGGGCTTATATCTACTTCTTCGAGTGTGAATGGAAGTCTCCCCAAGCCTACATTCAATCTGGATCAACTCACTAATTTTTTTTCTACCCTTGGGTTAAACAGAAAAGATATGATTGCTCTGTCAG CTGCCCACACTGTTGGATTTTCTCATTGCAGCAGATTTGCAAATAGGATTTACAATTTTACCAAGTACAACAAGGTAGACCCAGTACTAAACAAGACGTATGCAGCTGACTTGCGGTCACTATGCCCAGTGGACGTTGATTCAAGAATAGCAGTCGATATGGACCCGATTAGTCATAAAAGATTTGATAATATTTACTACAAGAATCTTCAGCAGGGCATGGGGTTATTCAGCTCAGATCAGGTTCTCTACACTGATCCGAGATCCAGGCCGTTCGTTAACATCTGGGCTAGCAACTCTGCAGATTTTGAACGAGCCTTCATCGAGGGCATGACCAAATTAGGTCGCGTTCGAGTCAAGACCGGCCGAAGCAGATATGGAAATATTCGTCAAGATTGTGCTGCATTTAATTAA